tactgcatcggacatggatgtgtgtgctttcgttaggtcagttaggtttaagttgtacttagtctaggggactgatgacctcggatgttatgtcccatattgctcagagccattagaaacaTTTGAGTGTTCAGTAAAATAATATACCCTGTGCAACcacattgtgaccacctgtcaaaagcctgaatagccaccttttaCAGCCCACAccactgcgagatgtgcaggaaaacTTGGAGAAAGGTCTGGAAGGTACCGACGCCAGTGCCATGGTCGGATGCGCTACTTGGTTGAGCATCCATGGCACGATCAgagcgatcgaggtggtcccacagattttccgTTGGGTTtgcttctggggagtttggtggccagggaagtacagtAAACTCGTATGGCCGGTCTTAAATCCATGTATACACATTTTAatgtgtgtgacacgttgcattggccCGCTGGTagatgttacactatgtgatcaaaaatatccggacacctggctgaaaatgacttctaagttcgtggcgccctccatcggtaatgctggaattatggtgttggcctacccttagccttgatgacagcctccattcccgcaggcatacgttcaatcacgtcctGCAaggattcttcacggagtgctgcactgaggagagagatcgatgttggtcggtgaggcctggcacggagtcggcttCCCAAAACACCGtacaggtgttctacaggattcaggtcaggattctgtgcaggccagtccattacagagatgttattgtcgtgtagccactccgccgcaggccCAGCATTAAGAATAGATGATCGctcgtgttgagagatgcaatcgccatccccgaatagctcttcaacagtgggaagcaagaatttgcttaaaacatcaatgtaggcctatgttgtGATAGTGCGACgctaaacaaggggtgcaagccccctccatgaaaaacatcacCACACCGTAagagcaccgcctccgaattttactgttggcactacacaggttgGCAGATGTTcagctggcattcgccataccgactccccgccatcggatcgccacattgtgtaccgtgattcgtcactccacacaacgtttcccactgttcaatcgtccaatgttcacgatccttacaccaagcgaggcgtctggCATTTACCaccgcgatgtgtggcttatgagcagctgctcgaccatgagatcAAAGTTTTGTCacgtcctgcctaactgtcatagtacttgcagtggatcctgatgcagtttggaatttgtgtgatggtctgggtagatgtctgccctttacaaattacgaccctcttcaactgtcggtaatCTGTCAGCAAACGAGGTGGTTCTGtatgattttgtgctgtacgtgtgccttcacgtttccacttcactatcacttcggaaacaatggatctagggatgttcatgagtgtggaaatctcccgtacggatttatgacacaagtgacaccctatcccctgaccacgttcgaagtatgggagtttcgcggagcgcccgttctcctctcacgatatctaatgactactgaggtcgctgatatggagtgactggcagtaggtggcagcatagtggacCTAATAGGGAAAAGTATGTATTAGGGCGTCTCCGGACACATAGTGTAGCATGCCAAGGAAAGGAAATTGCATTTAGGTGAGGACATGGTTCCGAGGGAGAGAGGCATACTTGCATttatccagtgtgccttccagaatgagagtACCATCTAGAAAATGCAACGAAAACACTCGCCAAACCATAACCCTTCGTCGTCCAGTCTGGACTGTTCAAACCATTGTCGCAGGGCGTTTGCTTCAGTCCGATGGGGCGTAAAACATAATCTGAAAAGTTCACCTGTCGCCACTCTGCAGACTTGCAGTTGTGctattggcgtgcaaattgcagccttcgtcgcccCTGAACGGTAGTCAGCTTGGTTAAATGGGCCAGGCACCTGATGCtcaggcccatacgcagcaacgttcactgaacggtcggcGAGCAGATACTGTGtagtcagttgctcagcagttacaCGTTTATTGCCTCGGACACAATTCTGCAGCCGTCGTTAATCCCTGTCATATATGGTGCACCGCAGTAGCATTGGCACAACTTTTGGATAGTGCCGTTTTGTCATgcatggtgccggccgctgtgaccgagcggttctaggcgcttcagtccggaaccgcgcgactgctacggttgccggttcgaatactgcctcgggcatggatgtgtgtgatgtccttaggttaattaggtttaagtagttctaagttctaggagactgatgacctcagatgttaagtcccatagtgctcagccattttttgTCATGCATGGTACACTCTAACCACAGCGGCCCACAAATAGTTGACGAACATAGCTGCCCTGTAATCTTTCCTCCATTGCCCTGAAAGCCAATTATAATGCGTGTTTGATATTCAGATAAATTGCTCTCTTTCCACATTACGAGAAAGTATGCAATGTCTTCTGCGTCGCCTGACAGTCTGTGATAGTGGTACCATGTGCAGCCTGTGAGTGGATGTTGCATATTGCACATTGATGTCAACATAGacggtgatcacgttaatgtgagtggaccgtgtgGTACCTTCTGACCttatgtcgtgtcctgacatagatgggagagggagaaaaggggttgTCAGTCttcgctcccgagcggtacagagcagaaggcaggagGACAATTGACAGTGAAGGcattcttctatctgagccaataCTGGTGCAGGCATTTACTGGAAATGCAGGTTGTCAGACTTgatagggaactcgttgtggaaaCACTTGGACAAAGGGTTTTGAAACAGTTGTTtgttccagacaggactaacacactggaggctagttctagggttagaaaaggcATGAATAACAATTTACAACaggagccagtgcagaagtcctaggatagatgctaaccacagtagcaaactcaagcagcatcttaaggcaacaacttagctgcaaaacaaaacatactgaatgtgacactgttcactgaggtattccaagtgagagagcagacttacccAGAGCAAGACCGaacgcgtgggggcactgtttttcgcACTTAAAGCCATCCAGCCAATTCCACAAGTCTCTTGCAGGCGTCTGCCAATCACgatttagttaggtcccctctactgctcctaaggcggggatgttaatgcagttgcactacctacgtccgtatttggtatcaaaattgttcagctgaaagctaaacgtaattgCTCTGCCACATGAGGCTTGCAACAttgttgttatacgtcatttagccccgcccctcggttTTCCCGGAGCAGGGACTGTTaggccaacagttttttggcgttttcgctgtctttctaacccttgtgagcctactgacgctGCTGTTCTCAGGGTTGGTATCAAGCTCTCTTTACCGCTAGTACGTgctacggtggcaacctaccacagcatgtagacgacatatgaagttacatgttaattccttcaagagtaactagcgccctgggacTGCTTCTGGGAGCGTCTGCATTTTCACAAGGCACTTCCCTGACGGTCTACTTCATGTAATAATATCTCTCCCAGTttctctgccctcagcatcgtctctgctttcgCGCCTTGGAGTGCCTGTCCtctgttctcacagcttcaagataacacctCAGTAgctaggaataatcaatatattacacttATCGGTATTGTGCCAGTACACCATTTTGGAAGATTCAGTGTTCGATAGAGACTGAAATGTAGATAGAAACTAAAAAAATGGGATACATTTTGTGCGAAAGAAGTGTTCCAACTGTTAAGGAAATATTGATACTGTGTTACCTAAGAACTGCAGTTATTCACTTATGGCGTCTGTCTGATACAGCAAGAATATCAGGGTGTCGTAATTTACATGTAAAGTACAAATATTACGAACTGTTGCTTCACACAGGTGTCTCTGTGCATCATATAATTACTGAGAGCGCTGTGTGAGACCAAAGGGCTGATCAGTAACGCTGTGTTCCAGAATCACCCGCAATGGAATCCGTTACCAAGGTTGAGGAAACTGCAGCTGTCGACCTAGACGCCTTACTGGACGCTGGGGAGGGCCCCATGGTGACACTCGTGGCAGGAGAGACGCGGCTGATGGCGCGCAGGGCCGTCCTGGCAGCGAGGAGCCCCGTCTTCAGCGCAATGTTCAGCCACGACACGCTAGAGTCCAGCAGCAATGAGGTCACCATAACAGACATGGAAGGTCCGGTGCTAAGAGAGCTACTGGCCTACTGCCACACACTGAAGACTCCACATCTGTCCAGCATGACTCCCCAAGTTCTGGCAGCAGCAGACAAATACGATTTGTCGGCATTGAAGACAGAGTGTGAGCAGCAGATGGCTTCTCTGTTGACTGTGGAGTCAGCAGCGGCCACAGCGGTGCTCGCTGTCAGGCACTCGTGCCCTAGCCTCACGCAAGCCGCCGTCGCCTTCATAAAGGCCAACTTCCAGGTGCTGGCCACTCAAGGTTGGGCCAATGCTGTGCACAACCAGCCCAAGGATGTGGTCGAAGTGTGTTGGCTACTCGGGCAGCCACCAACAGAAATCAGGTAAGCACAAGCATAAGAAGAAGATGCTAATCTGTGTTTTACAgcgctaggtgtgtgtgtgtgtgtgtgtgtgtgtgtgtgtgtgtgtgtgtgtgtgtgtgtgttctggtgtgtgtgtgtgtgtgtgtgtgtgtgtgtgtgttctgttctgttgtgtgtgtgtgtgttctgttgtgtgtgtgtgtgtgtgtgtgtgtgtgtgtgtatgtgttctgttgtgtgtgtgtgtgtgttctgttgtgtgtgtgtgtgtgtgtgtgttctgttgtgtctgtgtgtgtgtgtgtgtgtgtgtgtgtgtgtgtgtgtgtgtgtgtgtttgtgtgtgtgtgtgtgtgtgtgtgtgtgtgtgtgtgtgtgtgtttttgtaagcCTACAATGTTTACCATTGAATTAAGTAGATGTGTTTGTGCTGGGAAATAAACCTTCAGTGAAGACTACAAAATTCATCTGGTGATAGCTCACAAACCTTTTGTTGCCTTTTCGTGACTGGTACAACAGATCTATGAACTGAAATGTTTGTTACGAGATAAATAAGCTAACAAAATCTTTGGAAGAGCCAAATATTTTGTAACATCAAGAACTGCTTTGATCTCTAAGCAATTCATCATTACTTGCAGTAGCTAGTtcatttaaaccatttgtgtaTGTAGGTTTTGGCATTATGCCTGTTCTGATAAAAAAAGGTATGTTGACTTTGTTCTCGGCAGGAGACGTTCTTGTTGTGAGTACACAGGTGTGCTACCCAGCAGGGAAACACACAGTAACCTCTGCAGATTGTACTCGAGCAGGCGAGTGCTCGGGATTTTTTGTGCCTGATGTATAGCTCATCACAACCCTCTCGACGAAAAGTTGCATCTAGTAGTTTGCTGTCACAGTTGCTACTGATGAGATACTTCTGACTGGTAGTCGAGAAGTCGAAAATGAAGAGTATGTCGCTCCTCACTAGCACCAGGAACATAACAGTTTGCCACAATATGAGACAATGAGAGCAGCAATGTATCTACAAGTTATCATGCCCTGATGTAAATGGTGCCATGTCGCAAATTCAGACTTCCTCCCTTCACTCAGTTCCATGTCTCACAGTACACATTCAACAGCCAGGTGGACACCTTTGAGCAGCCAGGTG
This Schistocerca nitens isolate TAMUIC-IGC-003100 chromosome 1, iqSchNite1.1, whole genome shotgun sequence DNA region includes the following protein-coding sequences:
- the LOC126238937 gene encoding uncharacterized protein LOC126238937 encodes the protein MESVTKVEETAAVDLDALLDAGEGPMVTLVAGETRLMARRAVLAARSPVFSAMFSHDTLESSSNEVTITDMEGPVLRELLAYCHTLKTPHLSSMTPQVLAAADKYDLSALKTECEQQMASLLTVESAAATAVLAVRHSCPSLTQAAVAFIKANFQVLATQGWANAVHNQPKDVVEVCWLLGQPPTEIRSGLGEEETRRLIEASEEGDVEELLELIAAGADVRTRYSDGMTALHFFAEMGYVEVVRSLVERGAEVDARNSSMETPLHFAAIGGHSPIVRLLVACSADVNARNCYERTPLQFAAWHGYEETAAFLVEAGADTEARDKDGRTYLD